One Acidimicrobiia bacterium DNA window includes the following coding sequences:
- a CDS encoding maleylpyruvate isomerase family mycothiol-dependent enzyme gives MAVTEDETWAIIASERRDLADAMARFTPEQWATPSLCEGWTVRVVAGHLTMPFEMSLPKAMIGVIRHGGNFDKFADVTSRRLAEQTTDALVHQIRDNADNHFKPPGGGAGAPLTDAVVHGLDMKVPLGLPTERPADHVNAVLDYLMTRAATRGFVKKGRVDGLHFVTTDTGWAYGEGPEVSGPGWALALALTGRPAGLEPLIGDGVAAFRRRVTA, from the coding sequence ATGGCTGTCACCGAGGACGAGACCTGGGCGATCATCGCGAGCGAGCGACGCGACCTCGCCGACGCAATGGCGAGGTTCACCCCCGAGCAGTGGGCGACGCCGAGCCTCTGCGAGGGTTGGACGGTGCGCGTCGTCGCCGGGCACCTCACGATGCCGTTCGAGATGAGCCTGCCCAAAGCGATGATCGGCGTGATCCGGCACGGCGGAAACTTCGACAAGTTCGCCGACGTCACGTCGCGGCGGTTGGCGGAGCAAACCACGGACGCTCTCGTGCACCAGATCCGCGACAACGCCGACAACCACTTCAAGCCCCCGGGCGGCGGCGCGGGCGCGCCGCTCACCGACGCGGTGGTGCACGGGCTCGACATGAAGGTGCCGCTCGGCCTTCCCACCGAGCGTCCCGCCGACCACGTGAACGCGGTCCTCGACTACCTCATGACGAGGGCAGCCACGCGCGGCTTCGTCAAGAAGGGCCGCGTAGACGGTCTCCATTTCGTGACGACCGACACCGGATGGGCCTACGGCGAGGGTCCGGAGGTATCCGGCCCCGGCTGGGCACTCGCGCTCGCGCTCACCGGGCGCCCGGCGGGTCTCGAGCCGTTGATCGGCGACGGTGTGGCTGCGTTCCGGCGGCGCGTCACGGCTTGA
- a CDS encoding GNAT family N-acetyltransferase, whose amino-acid sequence MGRAPELRTDRLLLRRWLPADLEPYAALNADSEVREHFQSTMTRQECESEIAIFEERFDEHGYGLWAVEVPGVAPCIGFIGLDLATFDAPFTPAVEVGWRLARDHWGKGYASEGARAALQFGFDTIGLDEIVSVTTPRNVRYRISRTTSDASLSSRNPR is encoded by the coding sequence GTGGGACGCGCGCCGGAACTCCGCACCGATCGGTTGTTGCTGCGACGCTGGCTGCCCGCCGATCTCGAGCCGTACGCCGCCCTCAACGCCGACTCTGAGGTGCGGGAGCATTTTCAGAGCACCATGACGCGCCAAGAATGCGAGTCCGAGATCGCGATCTTCGAGGAGCGGTTCGACGAGCACGGATACGGGCTCTGGGCGGTCGAAGTTCCGGGAGTCGCGCCGTGCATCGGGTTCATCGGGCTCGACCTCGCGACCTTCGATGCCCCGTTCACACCCGCGGTCGAAGTGGGATGGCGCCTTGCCCGCGACCACTGGGGCAAGGGATATGCGAGCGAGGGCGCGCGAGCGGCGCTGCAGTTCGGGTTCGACACGATCGGTCTCGACGAGATCGTGTCAGTCACCACACCCCGCAACGTGCGCTACCGGATCTCGCGCACGACCTCCGACGCGTCCTTGTCGTCTCGCAACCCGCGGTAG
- a CDS encoding amidase — protein MTDLALLDATAQAELVRSGDVTPLELVDAAIARIEQLNPTLNAVIHQRFERAREEAPHAAGRSFRGVPILVKDLDGPLAGEPYHLGNRLLKEIGATPDHDSYLIAKLKAAGFVIVGKTNCPEFGLLPTTEPTAYGPTRNPWDAERSAGGSSGGSGAAVASGMVPLAHAGDGGGSIRIPASMCGLLGLKPTRGRVSLGPDDGETWAGLVVRHVITRSVRDCAAVLDLLAGAMPGDPYAAAPPSRPFLEEVGAEVGPLRIGVRAATAPGELAEVTSVCTDAVNDLAAVLQRELGHEVEVASPDAFDDLAALVAFTTIQATTTAHDVDRLSARAGREIGPDDVETLTWTLCERGRSISSAEYVEALETARAWSRRMARWWDTDGDGFDLLLTPTLAEPPPLLGDIDSDAPDPSHALARIVPFGVFTAPFNITGQPAISVPTWPVSSLPIGAQLVAGTGREDLLFRVAAQLEQVRPWADGAPPVFAGASSPQSVTLPPRRE, from the coding sequence GTGACCGATCTCGCGCTGCTCGACGCGACCGCACAAGCCGAGCTCGTTCGCTCGGGCGACGTCACACCACTGGAGCTCGTCGACGCCGCGATCGCGCGCATCGAGCAGCTGAATCCCACCCTCAACGCGGTGATCCACCAACGCTTCGAGCGTGCGCGCGAGGAAGCACCGCACGCCGCCGGCCGCTCGTTCCGCGGTGTGCCGATCTTGGTGAAGGATCTCGACGGGCCGCTCGCCGGCGAGCCGTACCACCTCGGCAACCGGCTGCTCAAGGAGATCGGCGCCACCCCCGACCACGACTCGTATCTCATCGCCAAGCTGAAGGCGGCGGGTTTCGTGATCGTCGGCAAGACGAACTGCCCGGAGTTCGGACTGCTCCCGACCACCGAGCCCACCGCGTACGGGCCCACCCGCAACCCGTGGGATGCCGAGCGCAGCGCGGGTGGTTCGAGCGGCGGCTCCGGGGCCGCCGTGGCATCCGGCATGGTGCCGCTCGCGCACGCGGGTGACGGCGGGGGCTCCATCCGCATTCCCGCGAGCATGTGCGGGCTCCTCGGACTCAAGCCCACACGGGGACGCGTGTCGTTGGGCCCGGACGACGGCGAGACGTGGGCGGGCCTCGTGGTCCGGCACGTGATCACCCGAAGCGTGCGCGACTGCGCGGCGGTGCTCGACCTGCTTGCGGGCGCGATGCCCGGCGATCCGTATGCGGCGGCACCTCCATCTCGGCCGTTCCTCGAAGAGGTAGGCGCCGAAGTCGGGCCGCTTCGCATCGGCGTACGCGCGGCAACAGCCCCTGGTGAGCTCGCCGAGGTCACATCGGTGTGCACGGACGCGGTGAACGACCTCGCTGCCGTACTCCAACGAGAGCTCGGTCACGAGGTGGAAGTGGCGAGTCCCGATGCGTTCGACGACCTCGCCGCGCTCGTTGCGTTCACCACGATCCAGGCGACCACGACCGCACACGATGTCGACCGCCTCTCGGCGCGTGCCGGACGTGAGATCGGTCCCGACGACGTCGAGACCCTTACCTGGACGCTGTGCGAGCGCGGCCGCAGCATCAGCTCGGCCGAGTACGTAGAAGCGCTGGAGACCGCGAGGGCATGGTCACGGCGCATGGCCCGTTGGTGGGACACCGACGGCGACGGCTTCGACCTGCTGCTCACCCCGACGCTGGCGGAACCCCCACCGCTCCTCGGCGACATCGACAGCGACGCACCCGACCCGTCGCACGCGCTGGCGCGCATCGTGCCCTTCGGTGTGTTCACGGCTCCGTTCAACATCACCGGGCAGCCCGCGATCTCAGTGCCGACCTGGCCCGTGAGCAGCCTGCCGATCGGCGCTCAGCTCGTGGCTGGGACCGGACGAGAAGACTTGTTGTTCCGGGTGGCGGCCCAGCTCGAACAGGTACGGCCCTGGGCAGATGGGGCACCGCCGGTGTTCGCAGGAGCCTCATCGCCACAGTCCGTGACGCTGCCGCCACGGAGAGAGTAG
- a CDS encoding NADH-ubiquinone oxidoreductase-F iron-sulfur binding region domain-containing protein, with protein sequence MAVPNVLFGRMHDPAAHTIERYLATDGYAALRRAVHDMTPEQVLAEVQASGLTGRSGGSAFTTAQKWGLLADERPAYVVVNGDESEPGTFKDRQLLERDPHQLLEGALLCAYAVGADCVIVYVRGESALAYDRVRDALADARRHGAVGDHILGSAFSCEAIAHRGAGAYVVGEETALLSSLEGERGMPRVRPPYPAAQGLYAQPTIVNNVETLSTVPWIVRNGGAAFAALGGARSTGTRVFSVSGRVRRPGNYEIELHHTTFRDLIFDPELGGGIVGDRAFTAFFPGASFPWLWPEHLDLRLDIDDVAAAGSSLASGLVVLDDTVCPIRVAARLVRFFAEESCGKCTPCREGAPWLEKIMYRIVHGYGRLEDLALLEDVGKRMGPGTTICALGPSTVSPISSTLTRFRDHYLAHVSVGACPLEAPARAA encoded by the coding sequence ATGGCAGTTCCGAACGTCCTGTTTGGCCGGATGCACGATCCGGCGGCGCACACGATCGAGCGGTACCTCGCGACCGACGGCTATGCCGCCCTGCGACGCGCCGTGCACGACATGACCCCCGAGCAGGTCCTGGCCGAGGTCCAGGCATCGGGTCTCACGGGGCGCAGCGGTGGGAGCGCCTTCACCACCGCGCAGAAGTGGGGGCTCCTGGCAGACGAGCGGCCCGCCTACGTCGTGGTGAACGGCGACGAGTCGGAGCCGGGCACGTTCAAGGATCGTCAGTTGCTCGAACGCGATCCGCACCAGCTCCTCGAAGGCGCGCTGCTGTGTGCGTACGCGGTGGGTGCCGACTGCGTGATCGTGTACGTGCGCGGCGAGTCCGCGCTCGCGTACGACCGAGTGCGCGATGCGCTCGCCGATGCGCGGCGTCATGGCGCAGTAGGCGATCACATCCTCGGCTCCGCGTTCTCGTGCGAGGCCATCGCGCACCGCGGCGCCGGCGCGTACGTCGTCGGCGAAGAGACCGCGCTGCTCTCCAGCCTGGAAGGTGAGCGCGGGATGCCACGCGTGCGGCCGCCGTACCCCGCGGCGCAAGGGCTGTACGCGCAGCCGACGATCGTGAACAACGTCGAGACACTGTCGACGGTGCCGTGGATCGTGCGCAATGGAGGCGCCGCGTTCGCGGCTCTCGGGGGCGCGCGGTCGACCGGTACGCGGGTTTTCTCCGTTTCGGGCCGCGTTCGTCGTCCCGGGAACTACGAGATCGAACTGCATCACACGACGTTCCGCGACCTCATCTTCGATCCCGAGCTCGGCGGCGGCATCGTCGGCGACCGCGCCTTCACTGCCTTCTTCCCGGGCGCGTCGTTCCCCTGGCTCTGGCCGGAGCATCTCGATCTTCGCCTCGACATCGACGACGTCGCGGCCGCCGGCTCGTCACTCGCGTCGGGGCTTGTCGTGCTCGACGACACAGTGTGCCCGATCCGTGTTGCCGCGCGGCTCGTGCGGTTCTTCGCCGAGGAGTCGTGCGGCAAGTGCACGCCGTGTCGCGAGGGCGCGCCGTGGCTCGAGAAGATCATGTACCGGATCGTGCACGGATACGGACGGCTCGAGGACCTCGCGCTGCTCGAAGACGTCGGCAAGCGCATGGGCCCCGGAACCACGATCTGCGCGCTCGGCCCGTCGACCGTTTCACCCATCAGCTCCACGCTCACGCGCTTTCGCGACCACTACCTCGCGCACGTAAGTGTTGGTGCCTGCCCATTGGAGGCGCCGGCGCGCGCGGCGTAG
- the ligD gene encoding non-homologous end-joining DNA ligase codes for MASRAKEPLRDYRERRDFANTPEPAPVPTKPRRARKPRFVVQEHHARRLHWDLRLEHEGVLWSWAVPKGIPMLNKPNHLAVRTEDHPLEYLTFHGEIPKGQYGAGSMTIWDAGTYEAEKLRDDEVIVTLHGKRVDGKYALFQTKASQWMIHRMSPPADPTREPVPRDLRPMLATASITLPRDDENWAFEMKWDGMRVLLTIDGGRLTLTSRRGNDVTARFPELRALADLLAQTEAVLDGEIVALDDDGHPSFEQLQPRMHVGNASVARRLAAECPVVCMLFDVLWLDGHSTCELPYRDRRKLLERLALAGPNWQTPPTTIGDGHAVFRAADELHMEGVVAKRLDSTYQPGRRSDSWRKVKTHQGQELVVGGWLPGAGRLDGRLGSLLVGYYDDATLRYAGRVGSGLDERTRTELETKVVPLARETSPFHQTPKLPHPRWVEPELVVDVRFQNWTGAGMLRAPRYRGLRDDKDASEVVREIR; via the coding sequence ATGGCGTCTCGCGCGAAGGAACCGCTGCGCGACTACCGCGAGAGGCGCGACTTCGCGAACACACCCGAGCCGGCGCCCGTGCCGACGAAGCCGCGCCGAGCTCGCAAGCCGCGCTTCGTCGTGCAGGAACACCACGCGCGCCGCCTCCACTGGGATCTCCGGCTCGAGCACGAGGGTGTGCTCTGGTCGTGGGCGGTGCCGAAGGGCATCCCGATGCTCAACAAGCCGAACCACCTCGCAGTGCGCACCGAGGACCACCCACTCGAGTACCTCACGTTCCACGGCGAGATCCCGAAAGGGCAGTACGGCGCGGGCTCGATGACGATCTGGGACGCGGGGACGTACGAAGCTGAGAAGCTGCGCGACGACGAGGTCATCGTCACGCTGCACGGGAAGCGCGTCGACGGCAAGTACGCGCTGTTCCAGACCAAGGCCAGCCAGTGGATGATCCACCGTATGAGCCCGCCCGCCGACCCCACGCGCGAACCCGTGCCGCGTGACCTCCGCCCAATGCTCGCGACCGCCTCCATCACGTTGCCGCGAGACGACGAGAACTGGGCATTCGAGATGAAGTGGGACGGCATGCGCGTGCTCCTCACGATCGACGGCGGCCGGCTCACGCTCACGTCGCGCCGGGGCAACGACGTCACCGCGCGCTTCCCGGAACTGCGCGCGCTCGCGGACCTGCTCGCGCAGACCGAAGCGGTGCTCGACGGCGAGATCGTCGCGCTCGACGACGACGGACATCCGAGCTTCGAGCAGCTCCAACCGCGTATGCACGTCGGCAACGCGTCGGTTGCCCGCCGCCTCGCCGCGGAGTGCCCGGTCGTGTGCATGCTCTTCGACGTGCTGTGGCTCGACGGGCACTCCACCTGCGAGCTCCCGTACCGTGACCGGCGGAAGCTGCTCGAGCGGCTCGCGCTCGCCGGCCCCAACTGGCAGACCCCGCCCACAACCATCGGCGACGGCCACGCCGTGTTCCGCGCGGCCGATGAGCTCCACATGGAGGGCGTGGTCGCCAAGCGCCTCGACAGCACCTACCAACCCGGCCGCCGTTCCGACTCCTGGCGCAAAGTGAAGACCCATCAGGGTCAGGAGCTCGTCGTGGGCGGATGGCTCCCCGGCGCCGGACGCCTCGACGGCCGGCTCGGCTCGCTGCTCGTCGGCTACTACGACGACGCCACGCTGCGGTATGCCGGGCGCGTCGGATCCGGCCTCGACGAACGCACACGCACCGAGCTGGAGACGAAGGTCGTCCCGCTGGCGCGCGAAACGAGTCCGTTCCACCAAACGCCGAAGCTCCCGCACCCGCGCTGGGTCGAGCCTGAACTCGTCGTCGACGTCCGCTTCCAGAACTGGACGGGCGCGGGCATGCTCCGCGCGCCGCGCTACCGCGGGTTGCGAGACGACAAGGACGCGTCGGAGGTCGTGCGCGAGATCCGGTAG